GGCATGTGGCCGTTCTGCTCGGCGTCTTGCGCAAGCAGTTTGAGGGCGAGCTGCACGGTTACGGCCCATCGTCCGGTTCTGGGAATCCGGTGCTGACGCTTCGGTATCGAGACGCGGGCTGAGGACACAACGACCAAGCAGATGAGGTGAGGGATGACGATGAAACAGGTGCTTCATTTTATCGACGGTGAATTTGTGCCGTCCGAAGATGGGCGGACGTTTGACAACATCAATCCCGCGACGGGGGAACGCATCGGCACCGTGGCCGAGGGCGGGCGGGCCGAGATCGACCGAGCGGTACGGGCGGCAAGACGCGCATTTCGCACGTGGGGCCGCACGACGGCGCAGGAGCGCGCGGCCATTCTGCATCGCATCGCCAATCTCATTGAGGAAAATCTGGAAGAGCTTGCGCTGCTCGAGACCCAGGATACCGGCAAGCCTCTGACACTCAGCAAGAGCCTCGATATTCCGCGGTCTGCCTATAACTTTCGCTTCTTTGCGGATTTTGTGAAAGGGCTGTCGACCGAGACCTTCGAGATGGAGGGCGTGGCGCTCAACTACGCGCTGCGGCGCCCGGTCGGCGTGGCGGGCCTCATTTCGCCGTGGAATCTGCCGCTGTTCCTGTTGACCTGGAAGGTCGCCCCCTGCCTCGCGGCCGGCAACACATGTGTCATCAAGCCGGCCGAGCTCACGCCCATGACGGCGACCAAGCTCGCTGAAATCTGCAAGCAGGCGGGGCTGCCAGACGGCGTGTTGAACGTCGTGCACGGGTTTGGCCCGGACGCGGCCGGCCAATTCCTGACCGAGCATGAGGATGTCGACCTGATCTCGCTCACGGGCGAGACGACCACCGGCAAGGCGGTCATGCGCTCGGCCGCGAACACGTTGAAGCGGCTCTCGTTCGAACTCGGGGGCAAGAACCCGAACATCGTCTTCGCGGACTGTGACTTTGAGGACGCGATCGCCACGACGGTCCGCTCGAGCTTCGTCAACCAAGGCGAGGTGTGCCTCTGCGGATCGCGCATCTACGTCGAGCGGCCCCTGTACGACAAGTTCGTCGCGGCCCTTGTCGATCGCGCCCGTCAGCTGAAGGTGGGCGATCCACTGGATGCCGCGACGGACGTGGGCAGCCTCATCTCCGAGGAACACCTCGCGCGCGTCGACGGGTTTGTTCGACGGGCGGTGGAAGAGGGCGGCCGCGTCTTGGTGGGCGGCAGACGGCCCGAGCACCTGAAGGCGGGCGCATTCTACGAGCCGACCGTGATTGTCGACGTCGACGAGACCTGCGAAATCACGCAGCAGGAGGTGTTCGGCCCCGTCGTCACGGTGCAGCCGTTTGACACCGAGGAGGAAGTGGTGCGCCTAGCCAACAACACGCACTACGGGCTTTCGGCGACCCTGTGGACGTCGAATCTCAAGCGCGCCCACCGCATCGCCGGTGAGCTCGAAGCGGGCGTCATCTGGGTGAACACGTGGTTTCTTCGCGATCTGCGCACGCCCTTCGGCGGCATGAAGCAAAGCGGCATCGGGCGCGAAGGCGGCGTGCACAGCTTTGAATTCTTCACTGAGCTCAAAAACGTCTGTATCAAGCTGTGATCGGAGTGGATGACATGGACCCACGGTTGCAATCTCTGGCGGATGCCTTGTGGCGCGCGGAGCAGACGCGCTCCCCGATTCCGCCCCTGACGGACGAGCACGCGAACCTCACCGTGGAGGATGCCTACCGCATCCAACTCGCGAACGTGGAGCGGCGCGTGGCCGCGGGCGATCTCGTCGTCGGGCATAAAATCGGACTCACAAGCAAACCCATGCAGCTCCAGCTCGGCGTGGACCAGCCCGACTTTGGACATCTGTTTCGCTCCATGTGGTTTGACAGCGGGGCGAGCGTCGATTTCCCCCTGCTACAGCCCAAGGTCGAGCCGGAGATCGCGTTCATCTTGGCGGAGGACCTCGTCGGCCCTGGCGTCGACATGCATCGCGTCTTTGCGGCGACGCGCGCTGTCGTACCAGCCATTGAGATCATTGACAGCCGCATCGCGGATTGGCGGATCCGCCTGGTGGATACCGTCGCGGATAACGCTTCGGCTGGATGCTTCGTGCTCGGCAGCCTGCCGACGGCCTTGTCCGGCGTGGACCTCGAGACCGTGGGGGGCGTGCTCAAGGTCAACGGCGAAGTCGTGCAGACCGGGGCGGGTGCGGCCGTGATGGGCCATCCCGCGAAGGCCGTCGCGTGGCTTGCCAACACGCTCACAGAGCTTGGCACCCCGCTTCGCGCCGGTCACGTCGTGTTGTCAGGCGCCGTCAGCGCAGCTCAACCCATTCAGCCGGGCGATCACGTCCACCTGTCGTTTGGGCCGCTCGGTACCGTGGAATTCGTGTGGGCCAAAAAGGAGGGGTCGGCTTGACCAAGCTAAGTGCCGCGATCGTCGGATCAGGAAATATCGGCACCGACCTGTTGATGAAGCTGCGCCGGAGCGCGTGGCTCGAACCGCGCTGGATGATCGGCATTGACCCGGAGTCGGACGGACTGCGCCGTGCGCGGGAGATGGGACTGGAGACGTCGGCAGAGGGCTTGAAGCACGTCCTCGATCAGGGCGTTCGCCCCGACATCGTCTTTGACGCCACCAGCGCCAAGGCGCACGTGCGCCACGCAAAGCTTTTGCGCGAGGCGGGCATTCAGGCGGTTGATCTGACGCCTGCCGCGCGCGGGCCGTATGTCATTGCAGCCGTCAATTTGGAGGAGCACCTCGATTCGCCGAACGTCAACATGGTCACGTGCGGCGGACAGGCGACCGTGCCCATGGTGTATGCGGTCAGCCGCGTCGTCGGCGTGCGGTATGCCGAAATTGTCGCCACCATCGCCAGCAAGAGCGCGGGCCCAGGGACGCGGGCCAACATCGACGAGTTTACCCAAACCACGGCAAGGGCGCTGGAGACCATCGGCGGAGCAAAGCGCGGCAAGGCCATCATCATCCTGAATCCCGCGGAACCTCCCATCCTCATGCGCGACACCATCTATTGCTTGATGGAGGCGTCGAGTCCGGAAATTCATGCGAAAGTGCGCGAGTCGATT
This is a stretch of genomic DNA from Alicyclobacillus vulcanalis. It encodes these proteins:
- a CDS encoding acetaldehyde dehydrogenase (acetylating) yields the protein MTKLSAAIVGSGNIGTDLLMKLRRSAWLEPRWMIGIDPESDGLRRAREMGLETSAEGLKHVLDQGVRPDIVFDATSAKAHVRHAKLLREAGIQAVDLTPAARGPYVIAAVNLEEHLDSPNVNMVTCGGQATVPMVYAVSRVVGVRYAEIVATIASKSAGPGTRANIDEFTQTTARALETIGGAKRGKAIIILNPAEPPILMRDTIYCLMEASSPEIHAKVRESIEQMVRHVQTFVPGYRLNREPLFQGDLVSISIEVEGLGDYLPVYAGNLDIMTAAAVKFGEEYARHKIQVASADEAR
- a CDS encoding 2-keto-4-pentenoate hydratase — encoded protein: MDPRLQSLADALWRAEQTRSPIPPLTDEHANLTVEDAYRIQLANVERRVAAGDLVVGHKIGLTSKPMQLQLGVDQPDFGHLFRSMWFDSGASVDFPLLQPKVEPEIAFILAEDLVGPGVDMHRVFAATRAVVPAIEIIDSRIADWRIRLVDTVADNASAGCFVLGSLPTALSGVDLETVGGVLKVNGEVVQTGAGAAVMGHPAKAVAWLANTLTELGTPLRAGHVVLSGAVSAAQPIQPGDHVHLSFGPLGTVEFVWAKKEGSA
- a CDS encoding aldehyde dehydrogenase, with translation MKQVLHFIDGEFVPSEDGRTFDNINPATGERIGTVAEGGRAEIDRAVRAARRAFRTWGRTTAQERAAILHRIANLIEENLEELALLETQDTGKPLTLSKSLDIPRSAYNFRFFADFVKGLSTETFEMEGVALNYALRRPVGVAGLISPWNLPLFLLTWKVAPCLAAGNTCVIKPAELTPMTATKLAEICKQAGLPDGVLNVVHGFGPDAAGQFLTEHEDVDLISLTGETTTGKAVMRSAANTLKRLSFELGGKNPNIVFADCDFEDAIATTVRSSFVNQGEVCLCGSRIYVERPLYDKFVAALVDRARQLKVGDPLDAATDVGSLISEEHLARVDGFVRRAVEEGGRVLVGGRRPEHLKAGAFYEPTVIVDVDETCEITQQEVFGPVVTVQPFDTEEEVVRLANNTHYGLSATLWTSNLKRAHRIAGELEAGVIWVNTWFLRDLRTPFGGMKQSGIGREGGVHSFEFFTELKNVCIKL